The Candidatus Eisenbacteria bacterium genome contains the following window.
ACTGGTGGCAGAGACGGGTGCGGGCCAGCACGGAGTCGCGACCGCCATGGCCGGGGCTTTGTTCAACTTCGAGACGACGGTCTACATGGGGGCCAAGGACATCGACCGGCAGAAGCCGAACGTACATCGGATGGAACTGATGGGAGCCAAAGTGAAGGCGGTTACGAGCGGCTCGGCCACACTGAAGGACGCGATCAACGAAGCCCTCCGGGATTGGTCAGGGAGCTATCCTACGACCCACTACATGCTCGGCACCGCCGCGGGGCCGCATCCGTTTCCCAGCCTTGTGCGTGACTTCCAGGCTGTTATCGGTCGGGAGGCGCGGGAACAGATTCTCGACGCGGCGGGAAGGCTCCCGGACGCCGTGATCGCCTGCATTGGCGGCGGCTCGAACGCCATCGGCATCTTCCAGGCGTTCCGCGACGACGCGGATGTGAACCTGGTCGGAGTCGAGGCGGGGGGTCACGGACTCGAAACCGGAAAGCACGGCGCCACCCTCGCCCGAGGTCGCATGGGCGTTCTCCACGGAGCCGTCACGCCGATCCTCCAGGATGAGCACGGCCAGGTGCAGGAATCCCACTCGATCTCCGCCGGGCTCGACTATCCGGGCGTCGGCCCCGAGCACGCGCACCTTCGCGACACCGGCCGGGCGACCTACACCTCTGTGA
Protein-coding sequences here:
- the trpB gene encoding tryptophan synthase subunit beta, producing MRLDGRFGRWGGCFVPEILVPALEMLEAAWLDLRDHRAFREELEGLLRSYAGRPTPLYLCRNVAHGTGVRIWLKREDLLHGGAHKTNQVLGQALLARHMGKARLVAETGAGQHGVATAMAGALFNFETTVYMGAKDIDRQKPNVHRMELMGAKVKAVTSGSATLKDAINEALRDWSGSYPTTHYMLGTAAGPHPFPSLVRDFQAVIGREAREQILDAAGRLPDAVIACIGGGSNAIGIFQAFRDDADVNLVGVEAGGHGLETGKHGATLARGRMGVLHGAVTPILQDEHGQVQESHSISAGLDYPGVGPEHAHLRDTGRATYTSVTDVEALDAYEALARREGILPALESAHALAEALRRALRTAGSADLLVNLSGRGDKDLETVMQARAVRSFCVERNQARTEVKP